The genomic stretch AGCTCCCTCAGCTCCATCATCAGCCAATCGCTGGGCACGCCGGGAAAAGTGACGTTGAGATTCTGGGTCAAGCCGTGGACCGGATCGCCGTTGCGGCGGATCTCGGGGAGCGCCGCCTGAAGCTTGTTCCAGAGCCGGTCCCGCAAGACCCCGATCTTGACCGCCTCCACTTTCATGTCGGGCGCCGCCAAAGCCAGGGCCTCGCCCATTCCGACGATGCCCGGCACATTGAGGGTGCCCGAGCGCAGGCCGCGCTCGTGACCGCCGCCGAAGAGCTGGGGCTTGAGCCGGACCTTGGGGTTCTGGGAGCGAACGTAGAGTGCACCGACCCCTTTGGGACCGTAAATTTTATGGGCGGATACCGTGAGCAGATCGATCCCCATCGCCTCGACATCAAGCGGAATCTTTCCGGCGGCTTGGGCGGCATCGCAGTGAAAAAGAACTCCCCGCTCCTTGGCGATCGCGCCGACCTCGGCAAGCGGGTGGATCGTCCCGATTTCGTTATTGGCGGCCATGAAGCTCACGGCGATCGTCGCGGGCTTGATCGCATCGCGGATCCGATCGAGGTCGATGCGGCCGGCCGGATCGACCGGCAGCAAAGTGATTTCGAAGCCGCGCCTTTCCAGCTCTTGCAAGGGATCGAGCACCGCCCGGTGCTCGGTGGCGGCGCTGGTCAAATGCCGGCCCTTCTCGGCCATCGCCTCGGCCAGGCCGAGCAAGGCCAGGTTATTGGCTTCGGTGGCTCCGCTGGTGAAGATGATCTCTTGGGGCAAAGCGCCGAGGACGGCGGCGATCTGGCCCCGGGCCTTCTCGACCGCGGCCTCGGCGGTCCAGCCGTAGGCATGCTGGCGGCTGGCGGCATTGCCGAAATGCTCGACGAAATAAGGCCGCATCGCTTCGAACACCCGGGGGTCGAGCGGCGTGGTGGCATGGTAGTCGAGGTAAATCGGTGGTTTCATAAGAGGCCGCGGCGGCGCCTCAAATCTAGCTGCAAGGCGGAGGCGATGCAAGGAGCCTAAAAAAGGCTCCCCCTCACTCGTAAGTACAGGAAACCGGGGCTTCGTTGTACACGGCGCCCTCGACCTCAAGCTTGGAGCCGAAGGAAATCGTGGCCGGCTTGGGGAGGCTTTCCGAGATCTGGAAATTGAAGGAGAGGCCGAGCTTGGTCAGCGAATCCGACGCCTCGATGTCGCATTCGACCGTCGGCCCGACTTGATGGCAGAATTCAGGAAGATCTTCCAGGGTGACGTGGTTCGATCCACCCGAGATGGTCAGCGCATAAGCCGACTCCACCATACCCGGGCCGCCGACGTGCTCGATCGAGCTGATGAGCACCCCGCTTTCGCCCAGCTCGGGGCAGCCGCCGGTGATTTCGGAGCTGAGCTGGTAGGCCTCGTCGGAAGAGCCCGAGGACGAGGAGGATTGGATCAGGAGGACCTGAAGGTTGGAGAGGACCTCCTTGCCGTCAGGACAGACCAGCTTGGGTTGCAGCTGAAGTTCCTCGTCGCCGGAGGCGCCGCCGCCGATCACCTGAACCGGCAAGAGATAGGTGATCAGCTCGTCGTGGCCGAAGCGCGGCGTGTCGTTGTAAAACAGCTGCGAGGGTCGCTCGGCGACGGCCTTGGAGAGAAAGACTTCGCGGGTGATCGGATCGTAAGCGCTGCCCAAGGAAACCTGCAGCGATTTGGGCAAAATGAAAGGCTTGAAAGTGCAGGACTTGGGAAAGACGATCTCCAGCCCGACGGTGTCGCCAACTTTCGCGGTTTGGTTGGTCTTCTCGATCTTGGCGATGCGGCTCGAATAATCCACGGCCACCGGGACGTCGAGCTGCATGTTCCATTCGCTGAGCTTGGTTTTGTCGCAGGCCTGGAGGGACTTGACGGTGTGAGTGATGCAAGCCGGCTCGTCGTCGCAGCGGCTGTCGCCGCATTCGGGCTTATTGTCGGAATCCTTGGGGCAAGCATCGGGATCGGGCGTGGCCTCCTGCTCCTCTTCGTCTTCGCCGTCCTCGCCGTCATCGACGCCGTTCTTGTCGTCCGCCTCCTCCTCGTCGGCCGAAACTTCCAAGGATTTGCCGGCGGGTGGCAAGTCCGGGAAGACCAAGCCGGCCGCCGAGTCGACGCTCACGCAATAATTGACGTCCTGCTTGTTGCTTTCGATGCGGATCAGGAACTTGCCGTCGGCATCGGTGACCCCGCCATGGACCGTGCTCCCGTCGCCGGTCACCGAATATTGAATGCCCGAAACGTTAGGCTCGCCCATGTCTTGGATATTATTACCGTTTTTATCCAAAAAGACCCCGCCTTCGATATAGCGGGAGCAGGCGCCGAGCAAGATCAGCAGCAAGAGAGGGAGAAGGGAATGGAAAGCTTTGACGGTCGTTTTCATAAGGCCCCAGGTCCATCGCCATTATCGGAAGCCGTCTGGAAAAGATGTGGATTTCCGTATAGCTACCTTGTTAGGGCTGCGGCCTCCTGATTTGGGAGGATGTTTCGATGCGAGAGGCTTTGCTTGAAGCCTTGGGAAAAGTCGAGGATCCCGACCTCCACCGGGACCTGGTGTCCCTGGGGATGATCCGGGACCTCGAGGAAAAGGACGGCGTCGTTTCGCTGCGGGTCGTCATGACCACGCCGGCCTGCCCCTTGAAGGAGAAGCTGGAGAAGGACGTCAAAGCCGCCCTGTTGGCGGTGCCAGGAGTGAAGGAAGCGAAGGTGACCATGGATTCCGAAGTGAGAGCGGGCAACCGGCCCGGCCCCGGCGGCCGGCTGGAGAAAGTCAAAAACATCATCGCGGTGGCGAGCGGCAAGGGCGGCGTCGGCAAATCGACCGTCGCGGTGAACCTGGCGCTATCGCTGGCCCAGAGCGGCGCCAAGGTCGGCATCCTCGACGCCGACATCTATGGCCCGTCCCTGCCGACCTTGATGGGCCTCAAGAACACCCCGCCGCTGGTCGACGAGGCCAAGAAGAAATTGATCCCGCTGGAAAAGTACGGCGTGAAGAACATGAGCATCGGCTTCCTGATGAAGGACGAGGACGCCGCGGTGTGGCGCGGGCCGATGATCGGCCGGATGCTCCAGCAATTCATCGAGGACGTCGCCTGGGAGGAGCTCGACTACCTAGTCATCGACTTGCCGCCGGGGACCGGCGACGCCCAGCTCTCGATCTCCCAGCTCATACCGATCTCGGGCGCGGTCATCGTCACCACTCCCCAAGACGTGGCCCTGGCCGACGTGGTCCGGGGCGTCGCGATGTTCAAGAAGGTTCAAATCCCGATCTTGGGCGTGGTCGAGAACATGAGCTTCTTCTCCTGCCCCCACTGCCAGGGCCGCAGCGATATTTTCAGCCACGGCGGCGGCCAAAAGAAGGCCCAGGAGCTGGGGGTCCCCTTCTTGGGCGAGATTCCGATCGACCTCGACACCCGGATCGGCAGCGACGAGGGCAAGCCGATCGTCGTCGCCAAGCCCGATTCGGAGGGCGCCAAGCGCTTCAAGGAATTCGCCTCGCGGACCGCGGCCGAGCTGTCGATCGCCAACGCTAAGCAGCCGAAATTGAATTTTTGACCAGTTTCGGCAAGCGGACGATGAATTTCGCGCCCTGGCCGGCTTCGCTCTGAACAAAGATCTCGCCGCCGTGCCGGTCCACGATCTTCTGGCAGATCGCCAGCCCCATCCCCGTTCCCTCGTATTGGCTGCGAGCGTGGAGCCGTTGGAAGGGCTTGAACACCAGGTCGAAAAACTCCTGATCCAAGCCGATCCCGCGGTCCTCGACCAAGATCTCGACCTGCCCTTCGACCGTCGAATCCTGAGCCGCGATCCGGACCTCGGGCTTTTCGCCGGACTTGCAAAACTTGAGGGCGTTGCCGATCAGGTTTTGAAATAGCCGGAGCATTTGGGAGCGGTCGGCCATCACCGTCGGCAGCGGACCGACCTCGAGGCTGGCGCCGGTTTCGGCGATCCGCAAATCGAACAAGGAAAGCACTTCGGCCACCACCGACCCCAGGCTGACCGGCTCGAAGGCCTGGGCCCGCGTCGTCACCCGAGCGTATTGCAGGAGATCCTCGATCAGCGACCTCATCCGCAGGGCGGCTTTCTGGATTCGATCCAAGCTGTCGATGCCCTTCTCGTTCAAGCTTTCGCCGGAGCTGAGGCGGAGCCGATCCACGAAGGCCACGATCTTGTGCAGCGGCTCCTGGAGGTCGTGGGAAGCCACGTAGGCGAAGGCTTGCAGCTCCTTGTTGGAGCGCTCGAGCTCCATCGTCTTGCGGCGAATCTCCTCCTCGGCCAGCTTGCGATCGGTGATGTCGAGCACGAAGGCGCTGAACATCCAACTGTTACCGAGCCGGAGCGGCGTCACCGTGATCTCGACCGGAAACTCATGGCCGTCGGCATGGCGGGCGGTGGCCTCGAGGCGGCGTTTCAGCAGACCGGCTTGACGGCTCCGCAGAAATCGCCCCCGCAGCTTCTTGAACAGCTCGACTTGGTGGGGGGGGATGATCAAGTCGGTGTCCTTGCGTCCGAGGGCCTCGAACGAGGACCAGCCAAAGGTCTTCTCGGCCTGGGGATT from bacterium encodes the following:
- a CDS encoding aminotransferase class V-fold PLP-dependent enzyme, with product MKPPIYLDYHATTPLDPRVFEAMRPYFVEHFGNAASRQHAYGWTAEAAVEKARGQIAAVLGALPQEIIFTSGATEANNLALLGLAEAMAEKGRHLTSAATEHRAVLDPLQELERRGFEITLLPVDPAGRIDLDRIRDAIKPATIAVSFMAANNEIGTIHPLAEVGAIAKERGVLFHCDAAQAAGKIPLDVEAMGIDLLTVSAHKIYGPKGVGALYVRSQNPKVRLKPQLFGGGHERGLRSGTLNVPGIVGMGEALALAAPDMKVEAVKIGVLRDRLWNKLQAALPEIRRNGDPVHGLTQNLNVTFPGVPSDWLMMELRELAVASGSACSSASPEPSHVLRALGLKPEEAKASIRFGLGRFTTLEEVDEAAAKVVEKVLQFRKIHGNS
- the apbC gene encoding iron-sulfur cluster carrier protein ApbC encodes the protein MREALLEALGKVEDPDLHRDLVSLGMIRDLEEKDGVVSLRVVMTTPACPLKEKLEKDVKAALLAVPGVKEAKVTMDSEVRAGNRPGPGGRLEKVKNIIAVASGKGGVGKSTVAVNLALSLAQSGAKVGILDADIYGPSLPTLMGLKNTPPLVDEAKKKLIPLEKYGVKNMSIGFLMKDEDAAVWRGPMIGRMLQQFIEDVAWEELDYLVIDLPPGTGDAQLSISQLIPISGAVIVTTPQDVALADVVRGVAMFKKVQIPILGVVENMSFFSCPHCQGRSDIFSHGGGQKKAQELGVPFLGEIPIDLDTRIGSDEGKPIVVAKPDSEGAKRFKEFASRTAAELSIANAKQPKLNF
- a CDS encoding PAS domain S-box protein; its protein translation is MGSPGFILVALAAFGFLFLAGWWTWRRLSRANSLLGSSLDATADGILIVDNQGKMVRFNRQFLKMWQIPESAVAHRDDAAALNLVLSQLKDPEGFLAKVRELYAQPFAESYDLLEFKDGRFFERYSKPQTVGKESVGRVWSFRDVTELRRRSEQLSRANQELQKEIAERSRAEEDLIRSEKQYRDLVETSHDLIWSVDLEGRLTFLNRQATRRIYGYEPEEMLGRSFAEFETPEQVEKDLAVFERVKQGQSFFQNETVQIRKDGTPIYLSYNAIVQRDETGKVVGTTGTSSDITERRRAEEKLRESEERIRAMIDHALSAVVLVDRDGVITYWNPQAEKTFGWSSFEALGRKDTDLIIPPHQVELFKKLRGRFLRSRQAGLLKRRLEATARHADGHEFPVEITVTPLRLGNSWMFSAFVLDITDRKLAEEEIRRKTMELERSNKELQAFAYVASHDLQEPLHKIVAFVDRLRLSSGESLNEKGIDSLDRIQKAALRMRSLIEDLLQYARVTTRAQAFEPVSLGSVVAEVLSLFDLRIAETGASLEVGPLPTVMADRSQMLRLFQNLIGNALKFCKSGEKPEVRIAAQDSTVEGQVEILVEDRGIGLDQEFFDLVFKPFQRLHARSQYEGTGMGLAICQKIVDRHGGEIFVQSEAGQGAKFIVRLPKLVKNSISAA